The DNA window AAGTCATAGAAGATACCTGAGCTACCAATGATGAAAGTGCATCCACTTCATGTATTCTTGTCACTCTTCTTCGTATGGTTATTCGGTTGGTTGGCCACTGATAATTATTGTTAGAAACTCTTTCAagaatttcataagcctcattgtaAGATTTTTAAAGAAAGGGTCCATTTGCAAACACATCTACAACCATTCTAGTATGTGCGTTAAGACCATTGTAAAaagtccccaattggatgtagtaTGGAATACCATAGTGAAGGAACTTTCTTAATAATTCTTTTAACCGCTCTCAAGTTTCATATAATGATTCTTTGTCAAGTTACTGAAATgtgattatttctttttaaagcTTAACATTCTTACTAGGAGGAAAATATTTTATCAAGAATCGTTTAGCCAATCATTGCCATGTAGTTACAGAATCGGGCAGTAAGGAAATCAACCATGCTCATGCTCTATCTCTCAACGAGTATGAGAATAACTTCAATCTCAAAGCGTCTGCAGTGACTCCATCCAATTCAAATGAGTTGTTAACCTCTATGAATAGTTAGAGGTGCAAATGTGGATCTTTGGAAGacattccactaaattggcccaccatttgcaacatttggaacataactgacttcaattcaaactACAGTGCCTCAATTTTGGGTTTCTGTCATCAGCAACAATGACTGAATTTCGAGCGATGTGAATAGCTCctcaattttgattttgttgTAGAGGATCCATTATCACctgaataataatgaaaattactaaaaataaaaatgaaatgaatttaaaccaaattgcaaaatttcaatttcacaaataattacTAAAACACAATCCTCAACAATGGCGCTAAAAACTTGTCGCGGAGTGTGCATATTAATAATAATCTATGCgaataatgtgcaagtgtacacaatcataacaagtaataaagtagtgaGTAGAGTATCATCTCCAAAGGGACATTGTGTGCaaccaaaaattgtgaaatttaattatcaatttagcAAACATTAAAAATATGGTTAAGGAATGTGCTAATAAACTAAACTTAATTTAACCTAGATGAATGCACAATGTAACAACacaaaataataagcaaataacAAGCACTAAACACAATGGCATGAAGGACTAGAATAGTTAATCCCCTTTAACCCATATTCATTAAAACAATGATAAAGATTGATATCGGTTGACCGTGGCATAATTGGTGATTTACTAACCCCGATTTTACTAGTGCTTGGATTCTTTGAAGTCCTAAGCTTAACCTCTTAGTCTTTTCGCATATGTTTATGTCGAGTCTAACTTCAAGATTACATTTTCAAGCATCGTTCTTAAGAATTAAGTGAGATAACAGTGATATGtctatataaaaacaaatttaatcacattaatcctagggttatgcaaggtaataaataTTCATTGATACCATTACATTTAATTAACACATGATTAAACAAGCACCAATCaggtattgtgtcaattaataaCCATCTTCTCAGATCGATTTACTAATTTAATTACTTACCAACATCATGTATGCATCAGGAAGTATGATTGTGATAGTACGTGACTTAGTACAACTACCAAATGCACGGAACATCTCTACCAAAACTTTATTGAATATAAACTAAAGTTGCATAACCATTCTAGCATCAACAAGATTAAGTCATAGTAATTAAAGAGAGAACACAAAAACAATAAGCAATCATGTTTTCAACGGAAGAACGAAGTAACAAATAAAAGAACGAAGTAACAAAAGTATTGAAAATAACTCTATATTTTAGAATTATCACAATCATTGAacaaaatttgagttttattgTTTACTGTTCATTTGAATAAGactaaaaagattaaaaaatatatattactatttatatattttgataataaaatttaaatatacatttaaattattaaatataaaatcaatgaggctcaaattcatgaaatttcttcGTACTTGGTAGTTTGGGTGAAGTGAATAAAATATTTGCGTAGAACTACTAATATTTTAGCTTCAGAAACCAATGATACATTCACAAGAAATCAGTAGTCATAGACGATGGAACTTTCATAGTTCATACCAACatagtttaggttttttttttattttaatccaaattcaacaataaataattttccattaacacaaacaaaattgagtttaattagcTATCCATATTCTAAAATTCATTTCATTTGTCAAAGACCGACTTTGCTGACTGACAACTATTTGACTTTCATTTCATGATCAATTTTCTATATATATTCACTATTACCAACGGATTGCCCAATCTCAAAATCTATCTTTCCATTTACTCCTAAAAAAAGCAATTTAATGGAGTTTCTTCAGAAATCAATTCCCGGTACCTTGAAGGGATACTGGAGAAGGCGGCGATACCAAAGACTCCACGGCGGCGAAGTGATCAAGAAAAAGAACGTAAAACTCACGAGGATCGGAGCGAGGTCGCGAAGGTTTTGGAAGATCAAAGCGATACCGAAGCTGCGATGGAGGCCGATGAAGCTTTTGACGAAGCTCAAAAACGGTTACATGAATATGATGTTAAGGTTAGCTGGGACTGAGAATCAATTCGGAGGGAAACGGATTCCCAAAGCTCGAAAGGTTGCTTTGGGTTATTCGTGCTATGAATTTGATCAAAGGTTGGTTTATGAGATTTACAAGAATTTAAGTGCTACTCATGAGCTATATGGATAAAGGAACTTGGACGGATAGGGATGAATCTTAGAAGATGATTTTGTAAATTTGATTCAGTTcagttcattttttttcaagtCCGTTAGCTAGCAAAGGAGCAGCTTCAAGGACAACTCCACAACTGTAGAGCCTCCTGCAAGTCTGAGGCCATTGCTTGGCAAAGGAGTAATTAGATTGTATAATCAGCTCTTATGTACcaaaaacatatatgtatatatatcaaccaaTCATTACACAAAAGTAAGCAATTACCTCAACCAATAAATTTACTTACGAATTATTCACACATGTTTCAACCTAAACTAATTCATTCAAACTTAATTCAACATCCCTCAACCTTATAgccaattattaatatttttatttaaatttacttatattatatagaaatatagaaatcAACTGATACTACTGAATCATCGGATCATCTGGAAATTAAGTGCTAAACTGTCAATCTAAAGATCCGATCCATCCACTCTCTAATTTTCAATCCGTcgaattagttttattttattttatcttcaaTGTTTAAATGCTTTAAACACTAGTTTTAATGTAAACAAAAGTATACAAATagttaatagttttaaaaaataattgaacttaaggtctgtttgattgagagtaaaatattttccgtaaaatgatttctggaaaatgttttactggaaaatattttccggtgtttgattgaatctgtgtaaaatattttctgctgcttggcagattttttgaaaatatttttcggaaaagttgtttttacatatattaatatatattaataattttttatattttaaattatttttacatatattgcaatgatttatttataataatactcaattattaagttacaatattaatcgttataaattgaaaaaaactaatatcaaataaatcatttgtaattgtgttaaaaaaacaagtattgaataattaaaaaaataagttactggaaaatcgataaacagaagcagttttctaccggaaatgaaggaaggaatgaaggaggcgataaagaggagagcacggaaaatgtcttacggaaattgaaagggtaagacattttccctaaaatgtaacccattttcccttgttttggagttcattttccaaatggaaaatattttccgccaatcaaacgctggaatagttggaaatgattttccggaaaatcaattccgtcaatcaaacagacccttaaatGCTAATATTTTTAGGGTAAATCAtcaaatagtcacttttgtttttctcacgttatattttagtcatttatgtttaaaatgttacgttttagtcaatTATGTTATagcgttgtaacattttagtcattgagtcattaattgtcgttaacggtgtaacggtaaactgacgtggcacgttaaatcatcatttcaaacgaaaattttaggttaaattctacaattggtccctatattttttttcattttgtgcaATTTAATTTTTAGGAAAACAGAAGAGAATAGaaagtaaagagaaaaaaaaaaggaaagttaaaaaaaatattaaaaaattaaatgggaagatgactagtcttggctatcagagcaattgactccacgggtagagatatagacgtattcattggtagaatgatacatttgACTAGattcaaaatgaattaattttgaatttgtttgtgaattaattcacttatgacgttcatggtgtaatttacctaaatcctaagttaatcactaaccatgcgtatgcaattcatgtgctttgatataaacattttaaattttaaatttaaaattatattttattttaaattttaaaaattatttttaaaaatataaaaattatgtttttaatagtttttaaaattttaaaaattaattaaatgctgacTTATAATCCATATAACAATCCACAAATATGCcatgtcagcaaagttaacaaatgttaactaAAATACaaattgaaaaactaaaaaaacaaaaaataaatgaaaactaaAATGCTTTTTCCGTTTTATGGGGTGCATGTATTTCAAGATGCATAGTAGAATCAAACAATCAATTTAATTATCAACATGTATTTCAATTCCAATCAGCCAATTCAACAAACgaccatttcaaatataaaaattaactgaGCAAATTTTACATGAGTTTAGAAATGCTTAGCCGAAAATGGAGAATGCAACGATGTCCACCAAAGAGACAAAAAAATCCATACCAAATGGTATATTCCATCTGATAAGAGTAGCTCACCACACTTTTACTCTTGATTTTTTATGAATGAGAAGTTTAAAAGTCTCTCGTACAACACTATATACTCATGTAGGAAGAAAAGATTTTTCATACTTAGATTTTCTCAAAATATATTTCACACCCAATTTTCTTAACTTTCGAGTTGTTGAGGATGTAAATTGAACTTAATCACCTCAGAATTTTTCATACTCAAAATAGAAGTAGCCCATATTTCAAATCTATTACTTGAATGATCTTTCAAATCTATGCTAACCAAGTATAACTATCAGAAGGAATTGGATAAATAGAAATTTCATTTTTAAGCATGTGCTCTAAAAGATGATTTTTTTCCCCTTTATTAATTATTAGATGAAATCAGTTCTCAAGAATAGAAGACGGCATACCATCCTTTTTTGTTAGAACATAGATTTACTTTTTAAGAGGGGATAAAGAAACCGAATCATTAGAAATATCTTTTCTCTTTCTACCAAGAACAGTGGCGTATCTAGGAGAGGCTAGCAGGGGCCTGACCcctcctaaaatggaaaattatttatttaggccctttagaaattttaaaatcttaaattagtagagttaaaatttcattttggcccccctaaaaataataaagttttgttaggatcgtcccgattaagcaacaaacaagtaaaaatagtagaagaaattgagaagatgaacacacaaatttaacgtggaaaaacccctccaaagagaataaaaaaccacgggtaaagataattttactataatggcaaaagaacgaagagtacaaaagatggagataaaaactaaatcccgaaaacccgaaaacaaagaaccctcaaaagttaaacacaaaattctctgaatgtatTATGAGTCCTAATCTAATGGGTAtatttttctaagattgtaaaagagcctatttataggctaaattagtaagtcaaataaactatactaataaatgttaaatatattatattaataaatactaaatcttctagaaagaaaatatatttttgtttaacttgacttgtaagtaatttcttagaatttgggtcacacaactctaacaagtgttgatttaattctttaaaagttaaaaatacaaaaattacaatttaatttcgatccTTTTCTGACTTCACCACTGATGAAGAACATAAACAGATTAAGAAGGATGTCTGCAACTGATGTTGCCCATTACTGGAAACAATACTTACAgcacaatcaacaacaataaTAAGATAAACATTCATTCTAGGAATGAAATATGTGTATGTTTTAGTAgttcaaaaaaaatgtttttaaaaatatcgTAATTATCTTCATCTATTGGCGTTGTCATCATACATCCTATGCTGGAATTACAATTGGaggaataatatatttttatttctaatattttttttaagaagagGAATACACCTATTTTTTTCTAAGAAGAGGAATAGCATGCACTTCCAGAAACATACTAGTTAATTGATCCTCTCTTTTTAGGGAAACACTAACCTTTTTTTCAGTTAAATTTGGATTCAAATTAAAAGTAGtatgtaaatataaaattaaaattactttttttttttggaataataaATTAAGTCACGTGGACCAAGCATGGGCTAGATGTTTCAAAAATATCCAGGCTGCAATTTGGCCCAGTCGATAAGCTCTTCTAGGCTGGGCTATATACCAATACAGCTAGGAATTCAGcattaaaggttaaaaatgaataattaatttataatattattattatattaatttatgatatgacaaaatttaaaaggtttttttataacaaatttaCCAGTTAGGAGAGTCAAAAGGCAACTGCTTCCCCTATCCTCATGACTTTATTATTACGAtataaactgattttttttttttttgagcaaAGAGCATATAgtattattaacatttaaacatggatcttttaagaattttgtatataaaaatctcaaaaatattgAATAGACCTACACTAAATACATCATACATACTCTACTCAAAACCTACAATTGAATGAATCCAAATAACATAAATCACAGATGGCGCAGATTATGTTGAACCCAGATATCAGCATTTTCACTCGTCCATTACCTTGGAATTCATGACTCTAGCTTACATTTCAACAACTTACTTGCTATGCCACATGTCCAATCACCAAACCTGCAAAATAAGCCCAATGCATCGAATTAAAACCTTGAATTTGCCTCTCTTTTTTACCAGTTCAGAACCGATATGTTCTGGGCTTTTCATTGCAAATTATATTGCTCTATAATTTTCTTAAACTACCCATGTCCGACACCCATATCCAGTCCATATTCGGACATGATTATCACGCTATAATCATTCCAAAGTCTCCAAATGATTCAAAATCATGGAAAAACAATTAACATACCCATGTTGGATGCATACATATTTCCGAGACTCATATcaagtccaagtaacatagatTGTAAATGTAGGTCAACTATTAAAAGGGATATATACACAAATTGTCAAAATGCAAAGGCTATATTGCACCTAATACTCATCTTGGCCATTTATTGCGCCCCATACTTGTCCCCGAGTCTAAATAACATAGAACGGCATAACAAGAAACATTATTAAGAGAACGGCTTGGTCAACCATTTCAGGATGATAATCAAGGCACATATAAAGGCAAAGATAGAATTAAAGTAAAAAACTACATAAATAACTAcaaggtaaagtttaccttgtaAAGAGACTGCCATGGGATCTTCGTAGCTTAGAGTACCATGCTTTATCATAAGCAAAGATTTGAATATGGGGAACATGTGCTATGTAAGGCCAACCCTCTCCTCCCCCTTCGTTGCACCACTTTTCCAAATGGGGGCATCCCCGAATATATAGGTTCTTGAGTGTTGTGAGACTCTTTATCCCTTGAGGCAATGACATCAAATGAATACAATATTCGAAATTCAACTCACAAAGGGAGGTGAGATGTTCTATCTGGTTTGGAACAGAAGTAAATCCGTCACACCAACTAATTGTCAATTTTTGAAGAGCATTTAGATGCTGGATTTCCGCCGGTAAGGAATTCAACATCGGACAATCCGAAATGCACAATTCCTCAAGATGTGTCAAATGCATGACCCTATCAGACAAAGAGGTAAATCTATCGCACCCTAAAATCTCCAGGACACGAAGTGAAGTTAAGCCATTTACATTACCAGGAAACGAAACAAGACTGTGACAACTACCCAAACCCAAACTCTCTAAAGCATTGAGGTTTTGTAGTGCTTCAAGAATGTCTTCAAGCTTGTGGCAGCCGTAGATTTGCAAGTGTTTCAGCACAGATAGATTATCCAGATGATTCGACAGAGACTTGAGGACAGGTAATGATGCTATCCTCAACTCCTCAAGGTGTGTTTGATTTTGCAACAAACCACTGGGAAAAACTGTCAAGCCAGAAAGGTCATCGATCTCAAGTGAACCAAGATAAGGATCAAATAAGCCGCTCCCCCTTTTCCAAATTCGAAGCTTTTTGAGGGTTGGAAACTTTGGCAATTCAATCAACTCAGGGCATTTCCTGAAAACCAAGATTTGCAGACGAGGAAAATTTCCCCTTCCCTCAACTGTTTTCCACGTCTCCAAAACAGGCATCGAGTCAAAATAGAGTTCCTCCAATGATGAGAACGGATTGATCCCATTTCCATAGAATTCACTGCTAATGCACTTCACAGCATCCATTCCCTTTATTTTAAGAACCTTGAGCAACGGCAGTTCCCCTAGAGGTGGAAGATGTGAACATCTTTTACACAGGTCAAGCTCAACTGAGACCAGATTCGGTAAATCAATCAACCAACTGGGAAGCCTTAAACCTTGATAACAGCTTATCCGAAAATACTCCAGATTATAATGAGGTTGGAGACTGCTAAGAACCTCTTCTTCATTATCTGGAAATTCCCCTGCTTGTTTTCCCCAGATTAAACTCAATGATCGGAGATTTTGCTTCCTTATCAAGTTGGCACTCTTGGCTTCAGTTGAACCTGTCACATTATCGAGTTCCTTTAGAGACAACTCCTTTCCAAGGTCTAACTCTTTAAGCTCCCAAACTCCACAACCATGGTCCTTCCTTACTATAAATATACTCAGTTCTACCAATTGAGTCAGGTGCCCAATTCCAGGTGGAGTTTGCTCAAGAGAATCACAATGTGAGATATCAACACACTTTAGGCTTCTCATATGTTGCATTCCTTGGGGTAGCTCACAAAGATAGCGACACCAGGAGAGTTTCATAATCTGCAAGTTTAGGAGGCAATTGGCAGACTGGGGCAATCTTTTGATGCGAGAGTAAGACAAGTTTAGATACGTCAAGTGCACCAAGTTACAAAAAGATTTCGGAATTCTATCGATGCATGCGCTTCCCTGATAACGTATGTTTAAATATCTCAGGTGTACCATCTTTCCTAGCGACTTCGGTATTTGATGCATATTGCAGTCCAGTGCTCTCACATGTTTCAGAGGACAATCGGCTTTAGTCAGGCCAATGCCACCAAGAATGAGGGACCGCACTGACGAACAGCTTTTGAGGAGATTATATTGTTTGTCCAAGAGAATTCCGTAACCGAAAGGAGGCATTGGTTGAATGGGAATATGTAAGTGCCTAATCTGTTTTGGAGACCCAAACGACTGGTTTTTGTCATACATATAACATTCGAACCTCATTATCGAAATTGCAAGGTCATGAACGAGATCATGCATTTTACAGGTCACAGTGCCATCATCATCTTCAGTAACATCTTGAAAGAAGGACCTCCAAGTTAACTCGAGGAATATCTCATCTCCAATTTCACGCAACTCCCTACGTCCTCTAGAAGGAACAAATCCATTTGCCATCCATAACTCTATCAACTGAGATTTATCCATTTCACAATCTTTTGGGAATATCGAACAATACGCAAAGCACTGCCTTAAATATGATGGTAGATTGTCATAACTTAATCTCAAGGCAGGTAAAATGCCACTCCCGTCATCCGGTAACTCCCAGATCTCACTTTCTTTAACACATAACCAGTCACTTTCTCTACGCTTTAACCGCAACATGCTTCCAAGAGCTTTTACAGCCAAAGGAACCCCTCCACACTTCTGAACAATTTGCTTTCCAATGCTTTCCAATCTCTTGTATCCCTCCTCGCTTTCCATCAGAACAGAACGGTGCTTGAATAATAACCAAGAATTCTCATCCGATAAATAGTCCAAATGGTATATGGGAAGAGTAGCCATGATAAGAGCAACTTTCTCGATCCGGGTTGTAACTATGACCATGCTGCCTTTTGCTCCAACGTTCAATGAATTCCTAAAACCATcccatttttcaaagttttcattcCAAACATCATCTAATACGAGAAGAAATCGCTTCCCCCTCAGCTTTTCTTGCAAGTATCGTTGCAGAGGGTCGAGCTCAACGATATCACAAGGACTACCATCAATGGACTCAATAACTGCTTTTATCAACCTTCTGACTTCAAAAGCATCGGATACACATACCCAAATCCTCAAAGCAAAACCCCTTTCAACCCTTTCATCATTGAACACCAGTTGAGCAAGAGTAGTCTTTCCAAGTCCACCCATACCACAAATGGCATAAATGGACAAATCATTTTTATCCAACGAACTACCAAACAACCCGTTGATTACGTTCTCTTTATCCTCATTTCTTCCCAATATTTCAGATTCATTGACCAGCGAGCTAGTCAATCGCCATTCCCTATCATCAATTTCTAAATCCCCAACTTTTTCAGTCAAATGGAATTTGTTTTTCTCCTCTGCTACAGCATCTAACCTCTGCCTAATTTGCTTAAGTTCATGAGCCTTCTTGAAAGTAAACACAGTGGAATTTTTAGAGGAAAAGAAATCACTTACTTTGCTGCTCATGTTTTCTCGAGCTTTCCATAGGAAAGCTTTTGCAGCAAACTCGTCGAGTAAATCATCAGCATCGTAAGCGATATCCTTGAGTTTTCTGAGCCAATTCCAGACGGCCTCGCTCCTCCATTGTTTCTGCTCTGCGTCTTGAAGCACGGCTTGAATCGTACTTAAAGTGCTCTCGAGATCTTGAAGGTCGGTTTCCAAATTACTTGCGATTTCAAATTCACGAAGAGCTAGAGAATTGAGGTTCCCTAAGATGGTACTCACaagggaagaaacaaaaacatcTGCCATGGACAACCCCCAGAATTCAAAAGATTCAAAGGAAACTTACGAGAGAATAAAAGAAGAACGATTTGAGGGAAGCAATGGAGCTTAGAAACGAAGTAAAGAAGTAAAAGCTGCAGAGAATTAGGAGAGAAATGCAGAGAAGAAATGATTGAGGAAAAAATGGAATTGGAAGTCTAGTTATGCGTATGTCCCACACGGTGCTGACTGCTGACTGAGTTGACTCAGGACATGATTAAGGAGTAATCGGAAATTTACGTGATATTTGTGCctgactttttttttaagaaaataaatagaatttaattGAGATAAATTTGTATTGacgttgcttttttttttttgtaacgtgagtaaaacatatttaattaagACTTAATAGTACGAGCAGAGTTGGAAGGTAAAAAGCGTTTATCCATCCGAATTTTATCATCAACCAAAGGAGAAGTAAAATGAAAGATTTTTATGCAAATGGGAAAGCTTTTTATTATATCAAAGTCTGCAACAGTGTTTACCTTTGTAGGTATTTGTTTAAACAGCATTCTCCACTTACATTTGCACAGTTCTTGAATTTGCATAATCAAATCTCTATTTGAATGTCCTCTATAATTTCCATTAATACATTTGATAGCTAGACCACAATCAgacttaataataaaattcacCCAATTGGTTTCTTAAGCTACTTAGAGTCTATCGTAAATAGCCTAGAGCTCAGCTTGTAGCACACTACATCTCCCAATTTTCTTCACATTCCCCACATCCATCCACCATGCTCATCACGTGCTACTGTTGCAAGACTCGAATTTGAGTTTCGAGCACCATTTGTATTCAGTTTAAAAAAACCAATGGGAGATGGTGCCCATCTTTTATTCGTATTTCGAAACACATTACTTTCCCCTAATTTAACTAGCCCCTACTTGAATGAGCTTGCCTACCACCACGAAGAGAGGATCACATTGTTTATATCAAAGGGATAATCTTGGAACACACAGATCAATTTGTGTTTACGTTGTTAAAAAGTAAGAGATACTAAAATTTTCTAGTACTGAATTCCaacctcctttttttttttttggatactTCAGGTTGTTTGagatttttttgcaaaatttggCAAGATAAAGAATGGTTATACATAATAAGAatggagtaaataataatataattgcCAAAAGAATGAAAGTCCCTAGAATATGATTCCACACTCGTTGGTATTGAATTCCCGCGTTTGGATAATGCCCCATCTTATGGTGTACAAAACAAacagaattttgaaaatgagtgtAATAATTGTTTATATAGGAGCTTTTAATGCGAATCATGGAGTCAAAAAAAGGTTGATATTGGTAATTTGAACTATGATTTACACAAATTATAAAGATGCAGTGACAACATTAAAGAAGAtaccttcaatttctttctccaACATTGctacaaaatatgatttttattatgcTCTTTTTTGCATCCAACTTTTTTATATGATACTTACAAACATTTATAACATtacaaaaagcatttttttttta is part of the Gossypium hirsutum isolate 1008001.06 chromosome D11, Gossypium_hirsutum_v2.1, whole genome shotgun sequence genome and encodes:
- the LOC107911331 gene encoding uncharacterized protein, which produces MEFLQKSIPGTLKGYWRRRRYQRLHGGEVIKKKNVKLTRIGARSRRFWKIKAIPKLRWRPMKLLTKLKNGYMNMMLRLAGTENQFGGKRIPKARKVALGYSCYEFDQRLVYEIYKNLSATHELYG
- the LOC107912910 gene encoding putative disease resistance protein RGA1, coding for MADVFVSSLVSTILGNLNSLALREFEIASNLETDLQDLESTLSTIQAVLQDAEQKQWRSEAVWNWLRKLKDIAYDADDLLDEFAAKAFLWKARENMSSKVSDFFSSKNSTVFTFKKAHELKQIRQRLDAVAEEKNKFHLTEKVGDLEIDDREWRLTSSLVNESEILGRNEDKENVINGLFGSSLDKNDLSIYAICGMGGLGKTTLAQLVFNDERVERGFALRIWVCVSDAFEVRRLIKAVIESIDGSPCDIVELDPLQRYLQEKLRGKRFLLVLDDVWNENFEKWDGFRNSLNVGAKGSMVIVTTRIEKVALIMATLPIYHLDYLSDENSWLLFKHRSVLMESEEGYKRLESIGKQIVQKCGGVPLAVKALGSMLRLKRRESDWLCVKESEIWELPDDGSGILPALRLSYDNLPSYLRQCFAYCSIFPKDCEMDKSQLIELWMANGFVPSRGRRELREIGDEIFLELTWRSFFQDVTEDDDGTVTCKMHDLVHDLAISIMRFECYMYDKNQSFGSPKQIRHLHIPIQPMPPFGYGILLDKQYNLLKSCSSVRSLILGGIGLTKADCPLKHVRALDCNMHQIPKSLGKMVHLRYLNIRYQGSACIDRIPKSFCNLVHLTYLNLSYSRIKRLPQSANCLLNLQIMKLSWCRYLCELPQGMQHMRSLKCVDISHCDSLEQTPPGIGHLTQLVELSIFIVRKDHGCGVWELKELDLGKELSLKELDNVTGSTEAKSANLIRKQNLRSLSLIWGKQAGEFPDNEEEVLSSLQPHYNLEYFRISCYQGLRLPSWLIDLPNLVSVELDLCKRCSHLPPLGELPLLKVLKIKGMDAVKCISSEFYGNGINPFSSLEELYFDSMPVLETWKTVEGRGNFPRLQILVFRKCPELIELPKFPTLKKLRIWKRGSGLFDPYLGSLEIDDLSGLTVFPSGLLQNQTHLEELRIASLPVLKSLSNHLDNLSVLKHLQIYGCHKLEDILEALQNLNALESLGLGSCHSLVSFPGNVNGLTSLRVLEILGCDRFTSLSDRVMHLTHLEELCISDCPMLNSLPAEIQHLNALQKLTISWCDGFTSVPNQIEHLTSLCELNFEYCIHLMSLPQGIKSLTTLKNLYIRGCPHLEKWCNEGGGEGWPYIAHVPHIQIFAYDKAWYSKLRRSHGSLFTRFGDWTCGIASKLLKCKLES